In the Armatimonadota bacterium genome, one interval contains:
- a CDS encoding FGGY-family carbohydrate kinase, with protein MGRLHLPSDTERFVIGVDAGTASVRAGLFRLDGQRVATAAHPIQLWYPEPDHVEQSSNDIWRAVCAVTRRCLSDSGIEPRLVAGIGFDATCSLVVLDRNGEPLSVHPAGDAERNVIVWMDHRALREADEITEGGYDVLKFVGDRMSPEMETPKLLWLKRNHPSTWRAAGRFMDLADFLAWKASGVFAASVCTLTCKWTWLAHEHRFDPAYLAAIGIDDAFRERKVSVDVRSMGSPLGGLTPEAAHETGLSTTCVVGTGMIDAHAGGLGVLGAARQSVDSSEKPFETAMALIGGTSNCHMAVSTERRFIPGLWGPYYGAMVPDMWLTEGGQSSGGSGIDYAIDAHPNAARLRAEAENTGSTVYELLNNEVARLAAAESLAIPAFVTRDFHVLPYFIGNRSPHADPHARAVFDGISLDTSISTQAVQYYATVQAVAYGSRDIVRALNEAGYHINTLYVTGGGTRNPLWLREHADATGLNLILPRESEAVLLGSAMLGAVASGAYSTLVEAMQGMASAGEIIRPNPATAAYHDARFTIFREMYRQQLLRRESMKKFGAAVE; from the coding sequence ATGGGGAGATTGCACTTGCCTAGCGATACGGAACGCTTTGTGATCGGCGTGGATGCAGGCACTGCCAGCGTCCGGGCCGGCTTGTTCCGGCTGGACGGGCAGCGGGTCGCTACGGCTGCACACCCGATTCAGCTCTGGTATCCGGAGCCGGATCATGTAGAGCAGTCCTCCAACGACATTTGGCGTGCCGTATGTGCCGTAACGCGCCGGTGCCTTTCCGACTCCGGCATTGAGCCGCGACTTGTGGCTGGCATCGGCTTTGACGCGACCTGCTCGCTTGTGGTGCTGGATCGTAATGGCGAGCCGCTCTCCGTTCACCCGGCAGGTGACGCGGAGCGTAACGTAATTGTTTGGATGGACCACCGTGCGCTGCGCGAGGCGGATGAGATCACCGAGGGCGGCTACGATGTACTCAAGTTTGTAGGTGACCGAATGTCGCCCGAGATGGAGACGCCGAAGCTGCTTTGGCTGAAGCGTAACCATCCGTCGACATGGCGAGCCGCAGGCCGCTTTATGGACCTGGCCGATTTCCTGGCATGGAAGGCAAGTGGGGTTTTTGCGGCCAGTGTCTGTACATTGACCTGCAAATGGACGTGGCTGGCACATGAGCACCGGTTCGATCCGGCCTATCTGGCGGCCATTGGTATCGACGACGCATTCCGGGAGCGTAAGGTGTCGGTCGATGTGCGCTCCATGGGATCGCCGCTGGGTGGTTTGACTCCGGAAGCGGCCCACGAGACCGGCCTGAGCACAACCTGCGTTGTGGGCACCGGCATGATTGACGCACATGCTGGTGGGCTGGGAGTGCTTGGTGCTGCACGGCAGTCCGTAGATTCCTCGGAGAAGCCATTCGAGACGGCGATGGCCCTGATTGGCGGCACGAGCAACTGCCACATGGCCGTATCAACTGAGCGGCGCTTTATTCCCGGATTGTGGGGGCCGTATTACGGCGCGATGGTTCCCGATATGTGGTTGACGGAGGGCGGGCAAAGCTCCGGTGGCAGCGGGATCGATTATGCAATCGACGCCCATCCAAACGCCGCGCGTCTGCGCGCCGAGGCGGAGAACACTGGATCAACCGTCTACGAACTGCTCAACAACGAGGTGGCAAGGCTCGCTGCGGCCGAGTCGCTGGCGATTCCCGCGTTCGTCACGCGCGACTTTCACGTGCTACCCTATTTTATCGGCAACCGGTCGCCCCATGCCGACCCGCATGCTCGCGCGGTTTTCGATGGCATTTCGCTGGATACTTCGATAAGTACACAAGCGGTGCAGTACTACGCCACAGTGCAGGCCGTGGCGTACGGGTCTCGGGATATTGTGCGCGCGCTGAACGAAGCCGGTTACCACATCAACACGCTCTACGTAACCGGTGGCGGCACCCGTAATCCGCTGTGGCTGCGTGAGCATGCCGATGCAACGGGCCTTAACCTGATCTTGCCGCGTGAATCCGAGGCGGTGCTACTTGGCAGCGCCATGCTTGGCGCGGTAGCTAGCGGCGCGTATTCGACACTGGTAGAGGCGATGCAGGGTATGGCGTCCGCCGGCGAAATAATCCGGCCGAATCCAGCGACTGCCGCGTATCATGACGCTCGGTTTACAATCTTCCGAGAGATGTATCGGCAGCAGCTGCTTCGACGGGAAAGCATGAAGAAGTTTGGAGCCGCAGTCGAATGA
- a CDS encoding alanine--glyoxylate aminotransferase family protein gives MSSPFTRPPRTLLGPGPSAMSPAVLGSLARPPIGYLDPELWPLLERMRTRLRACFGTSAEFTIPLTGTGMIGMESAVGNLAGPSTHVLVGVNGFFGDRIAGMFARYGATVVRFEAEWGMPLDVADAKRAAADMPRVDVLAIVHAETSTGVRNDLAPFGAFAREHDAIFLADAVTSLGGMPVAMDTVAVDVCYSATQKCLGGPSGLAPIAVSDRARNRVCSSASPSWYSDWNLLAQYFDAPHTYHHTVPISLYYALDAALGEIEAETLEARFARHENAANLLLSLLSPLDIAPFAHESARLPMLTTVRVPGWASDEAAVRGTLLNEFGIEIGGGLGHLKGRIWRIGTMGASAQPQLIEMLAAALYQCMRRSSARPSSSRPDMANL, from the coding sequence ATGAGTTCACCTTTCACGCGCCCGCCACGCACCCTGTTGGGGCCCGGGCCCAGTGCGATGTCGCCCGCAGTTCTGGGGTCGCTAGCGCGACCGCCGATCGGATACCTGGACCCGGAGCTATGGCCGCTCCTGGAGAGAATGCGAACACGACTGCGCGCGTGTTTCGGCACCAGCGCGGAGTTCACCATCCCATTGACCGGTACCGGAATGATAGGTATGGAGAGCGCCGTCGGAAACCTGGCTGGGCCCAGCACGCATGTGCTCGTTGGAGTTAATGGGTTCTTCGGAGACCGGATTGCCGGCATGTTCGCCCGTTATGGCGCCACGGTCGTACGATTCGAAGCCGAGTGGGGGATGCCGCTGGATGTTGCAGACGCAAAACGCGCGGCGGCCGATATGCCGAGGGTAGACGTCCTGGCGATAGTGCACGCCGAAACATCCACCGGCGTGCGGAACGACCTCGCACCGTTTGGCGCTTTCGCCCGCGAACACGACGCCATATTCCTGGCAGATGCCGTCACCTCACTGGGTGGGATGCCTGTTGCGATGGACACTGTCGCCGTCGATGTGTGCTATTCGGCCACGCAAAAGTGCCTCGGCGGTCCGTCCGGTTTGGCGCCGATTGCGGTGTCCGATAGGGCGCGCAATCGCGTATGCAGCAGCGCGTCGCCGTCATGGTATTCCGATTGGAACCTGCTTGCGCAGTACTTCGATGCGCCGCATACCTACCATCACACCGTGCCGATTTCCCTGTACTATGCGTTGGACGCCGCGCTCGGTGAGATAGAAGCAGAGACTCTGGAAGCACGTTTTGCCCGCCACGAAAATGCTGCAAACCTGCTTCTCTCGCTTTTGTCGCCGCTCGATATAGCGCCATTTGCACACGAGAGTGCGCGACTGCCGATGCTCACCACGGTGCGGGTTCCAGGCTGGGCGAGTGATGAAGCCGCCGTGCGGGGAACGCTGTTGAACGAGTTCGGAATTGAGATCGGCGGCGGGTTGGGGCACCTCAAGGGCAGGATCTGGCGTATTGGTACGATGGGAGCCTCCGCACAACCACAATTGATTGAGATGCTGGCAGCAGCACTTTACCAGTGCATGAGGCGCTCATCGGCTCGGCCCTCCTCTTCACGTCCGGACATGGCGAACTTATGA
- a CDS encoding diaminopimelate epimerase encodes MPFTKMHGIGNDFVVINCLHDALSEERLPGWSIALNDRRFGIGGDGLILVLPSRSADFRMRMFNPDGTEAEMCGNGIRCFARWVYDAGLTNGRQLTVETLAGVKNLRLDVRNGAFVSVRVDMGEPVLKPKLIPMRVDGDGPVVGQTINVDGKKVEITAVSMGNPHAVLFVADAGAAAVSRLGPLIESHRLFPSRTNVQFVQVLGRNEIKVRTWERGAGETLACGTGACAAVVASVLNRLTARHVTVHLPGGDLSVEWLGDSRVVMTGPAAVAFHGEIALA; translated from the coding sequence TTGCCATTTACCAAGATGCACGGTATTGGCAACGACTTTGTCGTAATCAATTGCCTCCACGACGCCCTGTCCGAAGAGCGCTTACCGGGCTGGAGCATTGCCCTGAACGATCGGCGCTTCGGCATCGGCGGCGACGGCCTCATCCTCGTACTGCCGTCCAGAAGCGCGGACTTCCGCATGCGCATGTTCAACCCCGATGGCACCGAGGCGGAGATGTGCGGCAACGGAATCCGGTGCTTCGCACGCTGGGTGTACGATGCGGGCCTGACTAACGGCCGTCAATTAACGGTGGAGACGCTGGCCGGCGTGAAGAACCTTCGCCTGGATGTCCGAAATGGCGCATTTGTCAGCGTCCGTGTGGATATGGGTGAGCCGGTACTAAAGCCGAAGCTTATTCCAATGCGGGTCGATGGTGACGGCCCCGTCGTTGGTCAGACGATCAACGTAGATGGCAAGAAGGTGGAGATCACAGCGGTGTCGATGGGCAACCCTCACGCTGTGCTTTTCGTTGCCGACGCCGGTGCAGCTGCGGTAAGTCGTCTCGGTCCGCTAATCGAGAGTCACCGGCTGTTTCCGAGCCGAACGAACGTTCAGTTTGTTCAGGTACTCGGACGAAACGAGATCAAGGTTCGCACGTGGGAACGTGGCGCCGGTGAGACGCTGGCATGTGGGACCGGAGCGTGCGCCGCCGTAGTCGCCAGCGTCCTCAATCGGCTAACGGCACGCCACGTTACCGTACATCTGCCCGGTGGCGACCTCTCGGTGGAGTGGTTGGGCGATAGTCGCGTCGTGATGACAGGTCCGGCCGCCGTGGCGTTTCATGGGGAGATTGCACTTGCCTAG
- the hfq gene encoding RNA chaperone Hfq has product MNKMQLNLQDIFLNQVRKENIGVTIYLIGSVQLRGYVRGFDAFTILLDSGGKPTQLVYKHAVTSIVPSRPVPNFHQDAHREPRSEHSGDRARQVVESDGEVSEVAEDESVSAEATV; this is encoded by the coding sequence ATGAACAAAATGCAATTGAACCTTCAGGACATATTCCTGAATCAAGTGCGCAAAGAGAATATCGGCGTGACGATCTACCTGATCGGCAGTGTGCAGTTGCGGGGATACGTGCGCGGATTCGATGCGTTTACGATCCTGCTCGATTCCGGCGGCAAGCCGACCCAGCTTGTGTACAAGCACGCAGTAACCTCGATTGTGCCCAGCCGGCCTGTGCCAAACTTCCATCAGGATGCTCATCGTGAACCACGGAGCGAGCATTCCGGCGATAGAGCGCGTCAGGTGGTTGAGTCCGACGGTGAAGTTTCGGAGGTGGCCGAAGACGAGTCCGTCAGCGCCGAGGCGACTGTGTAA
- a CDS encoding enoyl-ACP reductase yields the protein MPEIFEGKTVLITGVQNRWSIAWHAACALHSEGARLLFSVLGEKAASNLGKLLDEHQIVARVYECDAADEQQCQSMFRHVRADANGRLDGVVHSIAYANRDELNGEFVATSPEGFAIALDRSAYTLVRLARGARPLMQEHGGAIVALTYLGAVRAVPNYNVMGVAKATLEACARYLAADLGPEQIRVNSVSAGPIKTAAASAIAGFDTMIKNVAGASPLRRPVAPEEIASAVMFLLSPWSSGITGQVVYTDCGYSIVAHA from the coding sequence ATGCCGGAGATCTTTGAAGGCAAAACTGTTTTGATCACGGGCGTACAGAACCGATGGAGCATCGCGTGGCATGCTGCATGCGCTCTTCACTCGGAAGGCGCCAGGCTTCTGTTTTCGGTGCTCGGCGAGAAGGCTGCCAGCAATCTGGGAAAACTGCTCGATGAGCACCAGATTGTCGCACGGGTTTATGAGTGCGATGCGGCGGATGAACAGCAATGCCAGAGCATGTTCCGGCACGTTCGAGCCGACGCAAACGGCAGACTGGATGGCGTGGTCCACAGCATTGCTTACGCGAACCGAGACGAACTGAACGGTGAGTTCGTCGCAACATCGCCTGAAGGCTTCGCGATTGCACTTGACCGAAGCGCATACACGCTGGTGCGCCTTGCGCGCGGAGCTCGACCACTGATGCAGGAACACGGTGGCGCCATCGTGGCGCTCACGTATCTCGGCGCTGTACGGGCGGTGCCGAACTACAACGTGATGGGCGTGGCAAAGGCGACCCTGGAGGCGTGTGCGCGGTACCTGGCGGCAGACCTGGGCCCGGAACAGATTCGCGTCAATTCGGTATCCGCCGGACCGATCAAGACGGCTGCAGCCTCTGCTATCGCCGGCTTCGATACGATGATTAAGAACGTTGCCGGCGCATCGCCATTGCGCAGACCGGTGGCGCCCGAGGAGATCGCAAGCGCCGTGATGTTCCTCCTCTCTCCGTGGTCGTCTGGCATCACCGGCCAGGTGGTGTATACCGATTGCGGCTATTCGATCGTAGCGCACGCATGA
- the miaA gene encoding tRNA (adenosine(37)-N6)-dimethylallyltransferase MiaA, giving the protein MPASIVVTGPTASGKTAVAVELAQRLSGEVINADSSQVYRKFDIGTAKPTPDEQRKVRFHLVDCADPDEAFNAARWKEAAECAVDAIRRRARRVIVCGGTGLYIRALVRGWSLGSLPAVPEIRAALHHEMQQRGAADLYQELERVDPDTARTVHPNNRVRVERALEVFRATGVPLSMRQFAPGGGPRTKWVVFGLDLDRECLYRRIQDRVEAMLARGLVAEIDLLLASGVHASAAGFRSLGYREILQVKEGLIAESALAETITRNTRRYARRQLTWLRAEPELIWITADGRSAADIADEIVRRVERTDSVDGTDNSEGAAVTSSYQIPA; this is encoded by the coding sequence ATTCCGGCGAGCATTGTCGTTACGGGGCCAACGGCGAGCGGCAAAACCGCAGTCGCCGTGGAGTTGGCGCAGCGACTGAGCGGCGAGGTCATCAATGCCGACTCCTCGCAGGTATACCGGAAGTTTGACATCGGTACAGCCAAGCCGACGCCGGATGAGCAGCGGAAAGTCCGATTTCACCTCGTGGATTGCGCCGACCCGGACGAAGCATTCAATGCGGCAAGGTGGAAAGAAGCCGCAGAATGTGCAGTGGATGCGATTCGCAGACGAGCTCGCCGCGTAATCGTCTGTGGAGGCACGGGTCTCTACATCCGCGCGCTGGTCCGTGGATGGAGCCTTGGCAGCTTGCCCGCAGTCCCAGAAATCCGAGCCGCATTGCATCATGAAATGCAACAGCGCGGTGCGGCGGATCTGTATCAGGAACTCGAACGGGTGGATCCAGATACCGCGCGCACGGTACACCCGAACAATCGCGTGCGCGTAGAGAGGGCATTGGAGGTATTTCGGGCCACGGGAGTACCACTTTCCATGCGGCAGTTCGCGCCCGGCGGCGGTCCGCGAACGAAATGGGTAGTATTTGGACTGGATCTGGATCGTGAATGCCTCTACCGCAGAATCCAGGACCGGGTTGAAGCGATGTTGGCTCGTGGCCTCGTGGCGGAGATAGATCTGCTTTTGGCCTCCGGTGTTCATGCCAGCGCCGCCGGGTTTCGGTCGCTCGGCTATCGGGAGATACTTCAGGTAAAGGAGGGTTTAATCGCGGAGAGTGCGCTTGCCGAAACCATAACGCGAAATACGCGACGCTATGCTCGCCGCCAACTAACCTGGTTGCGGGCCGAACCGGAGCTGATATGGATAACCGCAGATGGCAGGTCGGCCGCTGACATTGCCGATGAGATAGTGCGCCGCGTCGAGCGCACGGATAGCGTGGATGGTACGGATAACAGCGAAGGCGCGGCCGTAACCTCCTCATACCAAATTCCGGCCTGA
- a CDS encoding metal-dependent hydrolase yields MGFATSLRFLGHATFLFETPAGKRIMLDPFLTDNPQCPEAYRTDPGPLDAMLITHLHSDHVGDAVRLLQSNPECHALGVIEVAGWLSSHGVTNLEGANIDGEVPVCGAKVSFVQAVHTSSFTEPDGTLVSGGDPVGFVIEFSDGLVVYAAGDTGVFGDMALIRELYAPHLALLPIGGYYTMGPRQAAHAMRLLGYPHVLPFHYGTFPTLTGTPAAMKELVPAEYAGRIHVVAPGELLGDATGG; encoded by the coding sequence CTGGGATTTGCTACCAGTTTGCGGTTTTTAGGACATGCAACGTTTCTGTTTGAAACGCCGGCCGGCAAGCGCATCATGTTGGATCCATTCCTGACGGACAACCCGCAGTGTCCGGAGGCGTACCGCACCGATCCCGGCCCTTTGGATGCGATGTTGATTACTCATCTTCACTCCGACCATGTTGGCGACGCCGTCCGCTTGCTGCAGTCCAATCCGGAGTGCCATGCCCTGGGCGTGATAGAGGTCGCCGGCTGGCTATCGTCGCACGGCGTAACCAACCTGGAAGGCGCAAACATCGATGGTGAGGTGCCGGTATGTGGCGCCAAAGTCTCCTTTGTCCAGGCGGTCCATACAAGCAGCTTTACGGAGCCGGACGGCACGCTGGTATCCGGCGGAGACCCGGTTGGCTTTGTGATTGAATTCAGCGATGGCCTGGTCGTATATGCGGCAGGCGATACCGGCGTGTTCGGTGATATGGCGCTCATCCGTGAGCTGTACGCACCACATCTGGCGCTTTTGCCGATCGGCGGCTACTACACGATGGGACCACGCCAGGCCGCCCACGCGATGCGTCTATTGGGTTACCCGCACGTCTTGCCGTTCCACTACGGCACTTTTCCAACGCTCACAGGTACGCCCGCAGCGATGAAGGAGCTGGTACCTGCGGAATACGCTGGGCGCATCCATGTTGTGGCGCCCGGCGAGCTATTGGGTGACGCAACAGGTGGGTAG
- the selB gene encoding selenocysteine-specific translation elongation factor, whose amino-acid sequence MKHIIIGTAGHVDHGKSSLIEALTGLHPDRLPEERERGMTIDIGFAALKLPNGQIAGVVDVPGHERFIRNMLAGATGIDVALLVVAADESVMPQTAEHLEILDLLEISNGVVAITKADLVEEEWADEVEADIRLHIAETRLSGAPIVRVSVRTGRGLEQLRQQLMAAASRAAERDLRLGPRLPVDRVFTMAGFGTVVTGTLASGLLRAGDTVEIAPRGFTARIRGIQVHGSKVNVAEAGTRTAVNLAGIDPSAVERGFQLCVPGAIPAARQLDLVLRWLPSQRHRLRDGMRVRLHTGAAESLGRLRVGNAMAPIGPVFARFRSDRALACLRGDLVIIRAGSPSATLAGGRVADPQPKANRLSVRRQLEALQAREEAPGAAMGAALLSQEEFGLSHAEFASRMGLSATDAVAMEQTLFERGDALALANWGIAHTKQSDRLTARAVAWLGEYHRTNPLRAGAQREEFRAALSRRVESKLFAALIAFWSSAGVLETDGPLVRIAGFRLVLSERQTELLQRIEAIYRDSGVVTPAMDEVAANVKAHRDAVQALVAAGVSLGRFAPIGDGLYYLTETLDTIKVAVRDEVLRNGSVTVGRFRDRFATNRKFALQALEYLDEIGFTQRQGDERILAGK is encoded by the coding sequence GTGAAGCACATTATTATCGGTACCGCTGGCCACGTTGACCACGGCAAGAGCAGCCTCATAGAGGCGCTTACGGGCCTTCATCCGGACCGACTGCCGGAAGAGCGCGAGCGCGGGATGACGATCGATATCGGATTCGCTGCGCTCAAGCTGCCGAACGGTCAAATCGCGGGTGTTGTGGATGTACCCGGACATGAACGCTTCATCCGAAATATGCTGGCTGGCGCCACGGGAATCGACGTAGCCCTGTTGGTGGTTGCCGCAGATGAGAGCGTAATGCCACAGACAGCTGAGCATCTGGAGATCCTCGACCTCCTGGAGATTTCTAACGGCGTTGTGGCGATAACCAAAGCCGATCTGGTTGAGGAGGAGTGGGCCGATGAGGTAGAAGCCGATATTCGGCTGCATATCGCCGAAACGAGACTTTCCGGCGCACCGATCGTACGCGTCTCGGTGCGTACCGGTCGCGGCCTGGAGCAGCTGCGACAGCAGTTGATGGCGGCGGCAAGCCGTGCGGCTGAACGGGATTTACGACTGGGGCCGCGGCTGCCGGTGGACCGCGTGTTTACGATGGCGGGATTTGGTACCGTGGTGACGGGAACCCTGGCATCCGGGTTGCTTCGCGCCGGCGATACCGTGGAGATCGCACCGCGCGGATTCACGGCCAGGATTCGTGGCATCCAGGTGCATGGCTCGAAGGTGAACGTCGCGGAGGCTGGTACACGAACGGCCGTCAATCTGGCCGGCATCGATCCATCCGCGGTGGAGCGCGGCTTTCAGTTGTGCGTGCCGGGAGCGATCCCGGCCGCGCGGCAACTCGACCTGGTACTCCGCTGGCTGCCGTCGCAGCGACACCGACTGCGTGACGGAATGCGCGTGCGACTCCATACCGGCGCCGCCGAAAGCCTGGGAAGATTGCGGGTCGGCAATGCGATGGCGCCAATTGGGCCGGTTTTTGCACGATTCCGCAGTGATCGTGCGCTCGCCTGTTTGCGCGGCGATCTTGTAATCATCCGTGCGGGTTCGCCGAGCGCGACCCTTGCAGGTGGTCGAGTGGCCGACCCGCAGCCAAAAGCCAATCGACTTTCCGTCCGGCGTCAGCTGGAAGCACTTCAGGCGCGCGAGGAGGCGCCTGGCGCGGCGATGGGCGCCGCACTCTTGAGCCAGGAGGAATTCGGCCTTTCGCATGCAGAGTTTGCATCACGAATGGGCCTTTCCGCAACCGACGCAGTGGCGATGGAGCAGACCCTGTTCGAGCGCGGCGATGCCCTCGCGCTGGCGAACTGGGGTATTGCGCACACGAAGCAGTCCGATCGTCTGACCGCCCGTGCAGTGGCGTGGCTGGGTGAGTACCATCGAACCAACCCGCTCCGGGCCGGCGCCCAGCGCGAGGAGTTTCGAGCAGCCCTGTCTCGACGCGTCGAAAGCAAGCTTTTTGCGGCGCTGATCGCCTTTTGGAGCAGTGCGGGCGTTTTGGAAACGGACGGACCGCTGGTCCGTATTGCCGGATTTCGGCTCGTGCTGAGCGAGCGGCAGACCGAGCTCCTGCAGCGAATCGAAGCGATCTATCGCGATTCCGGCGTTGTAACGCCTGCAATGGACGAGGTGGCGGCCAACGTCAAGGCGCATCGGGATGCAGTTCAGGCGCTGGTGGCAGCCGGGGTATCACTGGGTCGCTTTGCGCCCATCGGCGACGGTTTGTACTATCTGACGGAAACCCTCGACACAATCAAAGTGGCTGTACGTGACGAGGTGCTCCGGAACGGCTCTGTGACAGTCGGGCGGTTCCGCGACCGATTTGCCACGAACCGAAAGTTCGCGCTTCAGGCGCTCGAATACCTGGACGAGATCGGATTCACTCAACGGCAGGGCGACGAGCGAATTCTGGCTGGGAAATGA
- a CDS encoding N(4)-(beta-N-acetylglucosaminyl)-L-asparaginase: protein MTHQPIFLATWPFGLLAAQRGYEELSRGASVLEAIERAANVTEDDVSVTSVGTGGMPNAEGVIELDAAIMGGPEHEAGAVASLTGIVRPISVARMIGRRTPHTMLVGHNARRFAIQNGAREGDLQTENSRARYAEWLEQRLAPQVAHFDEPASEPPRRPSDTHDTIGLVARDSDGNIGAGCTTSGMAWKVPGRVGDSPIIGSGLYADNEVGAAAATGHGDEIMKVCLSYRVVHLMELGMGAEEACVAAIRYLLRKRPPERHGDYGAAVIAVRKDGDVGSCASFSGFESGRRGWVWARADDRAARLIEGPYASLAEFAPIKSQD, encoded by the coding sequence ATGACGCATCAACCGATTTTTCTTGCCACCTGGCCCTTTGGGCTGCTCGCGGCGCAGCGCGGATACGAAGAGTTGAGCCGCGGCGCATCGGTACTGGAGGCAATTGAGCGCGCAGCTAACGTGACGGAGGATGATGTGTCGGTCACCTCCGTTGGGACCGGTGGCATGCCGAACGCGGAAGGCGTCATCGAGCTGGATGCTGCTATCATGGGCGGTCCTGAACATGAAGCCGGCGCCGTTGCCTCTCTGACGGGAATTGTCCGCCCAATTTCGGTAGCGCGAATGATTGGCCGCCGCACCCCGCACACCATGCTGGTTGGTCACAATGCGAGGAGGTTTGCCATTCAAAACGGCGCGCGCGAAGGCGACCTGCAGACGGAGAACTCGCGCGCCCGCTATGCAGAGTGGCTGGAGCAGAGATTGGCGCCGCAAGTAGCGCACTTCGACGAGCCGGCATCAGAACCACCTCGCCGTCCCAGCGATACCCACGACACGATCGGTTTGGTTGCACGGGATTCCGACGGCAACATCGGCGCCGGCTGCACCACGAGCGGTATGGCCTGGAAGGTACCGGGCCGCGTCGGTGACTCGCCGATCATTGGTTCCGGACTCTACGCAGATAACGAGGTTGGCGCCGCCGCGGCAACCGGTCACGGTGATGAGATCATGAAGGTGTGCCTCTCGTACCGCGTGGTACACCTGATGGAACTTGGCATGGGCGCCGAAGAGGCTTGTGTTGCCGCGATCCGTTATCTGCTGCGGAAACGCCCACCCGAGCGCCACGGTGACTATGGCGCGGCCGTCATTGCTGTGCGGAAAGATGGTGACGTCGGCTCGTGTGCATCGTTCTCGGGGTTCGAGTCTGGACGACGCGGGTGGGTTTGGGCGCGCGCCGATGACCGAGCTGCCCGGCTGATTGAAGGACCGTACGCCTCGCTCGCAGAGTTTGCGCCCATCAAATCGCAGGATTGA